CTCTCGCGACTGGTCTCCCTAAATACCTAATTAAGCGTCTTCAATCAGTGTAAAATGCAGTGGGTAAAAGAAACATGATCACATCACGTCAATTCTACGTGAGCTCTACTGGCAGCCTGTTGAGAAGCGTATAACCTACAAAATTTTGCTCATGACATTCAAGTGTTTAAACAATTTGGCACCATTTTATCTATCCGACCTCATCACTCAGAACAAACTACGGGAACACTGCGTTCTGCTTTTATGACTTTACTAGTAATTCCTCGTACGAACAATATACGTCATATGGCGAAAGAGCACCTTGTACGACAGCACATAGACTCTGGAATGGCTTACCACTAGATATAACATCAGTTAATAGTTTAGAGCTTTTTAAGAAAGActcaaaacatttctttttaacttcataataataatttacttaacaatttttaatttttatatgtAACAACTATCGTAAACTATGCCTTTGGGCTAAATGGATTTAGGCGttatataaatttattattataattattattatctcaaGCGTTGAAACCTCTTAAATTTGCATTGAAATTCTCCCTATCAACTTCCTCGTGCACGCTCTAGAATACCATTATACTCATTAATTTAAATCAAGAGGTCTGTCTCTCGCTATTTGTCCTACCAAAACTCATGTCGAGAACGAGTTAatatttaatgatatttacccaggaagctccgcTCACTCGGAAGTGGTTTttagggaggtcctgcatctgatcgaattggaataaactatgagtcaattttgaggagggaagaaaccggagtgcccggagtaaaccctcgaagtcaggttgagatcgactgaaaactcaatccacatacaacatttgtagtagagaaGGAAgacgtgattgatgtccactacgccagcctgacaaGCAAACATTATGCGCCTTATCACGTTGGGCACGAATTGTTGTAGTGTTTTCATTATTTATGCTCTAGTGTATATTAGTGAAAAAGCTAACGTGACGAAGACGATACACCTCATCCGAGCCTCGCATAGCCTCGCACGTTAGCGTCTCGTAATTCTATTCCTCACTAACTCGACACTCAAGGACGTCTCCCTCCCTCATTGCGCTACTAATACAGGCAGCATACGGAGAATGAGATATTGCGCTCATTCATGCATAAAAAAAGTCACCCATACATGAAATTAGCCACGGACCCAGTTATACTGAATAAGTCACCAAACGTTTCATACTACTCTCAGGTAAAAGGCATTTTACATGATTGCTTCGGATCGTCAAATCGTTCGCTTAAAATTTGCAAGACATATTTACTTGTCCAGACAGCAAGAGGCACAGTATATACTAGCGCGACTAAAAAGTGTCTCTTCCATCTTTTCCGCCAGACAGCCATAGCCGCTATGTTCTGATAGCGAGTCACGATAGCCAGAGATACGCTGGAGAAAAACCACTCAATCATCATTGCAATTGACGTTCTCAAAGCAAATCTAACAAACAGATGCAAAGGGAAATCACCTTCTATGTAAACCCATTGATATAAGAACCAAGCGCTATTAACAGATACAATGGCAGCTGCTTCATACAACATGCTGATAATGACGACATCAGCCATGAGTCTCTCACGGCGTGGAGTTCGAAAATGTCCCCAAGGAGCTGATGATCGTTTCCAAATCATGTGAGAAATATGATCAATAAATACTATCGTACTTCTTTCAATGACCTCTACGCTGCCATGAATTATTCCAATAGTAGCTATGGAtttgagactgtcaagatcgGCTTGCAAAACCCGGAAAATCACGGCTGAACCAAAGTACGAAGGTACCAGTAAAACATATGAATATCCCGGATGTGTAATATTCCATAACCTCTGAACACAAATCCGGGAGATCGCCTTAAAGATAACTCCACTTAGAGGAGCAAAAAGTGCAATAAGGAGCTTCCCTTCGTCTTTTGCGTTGTTGTACCAAGGATAAATAAAAGTCGTTACGAGAATACCAGCAGCCAAGGCAAGACAGCTCGGcaatatcattttcaaaaagaaatacaCCCGACGCCCTTTTGATAGCGCTCGAAAGTGATTTGCAATGAAATACACTTGAAAGAATACACTGATTAAGAAAATACCGTTGAGCGGGAGTATCTGTAATGTTGTTAACTTGGAGTGAGATATCTGTAAGACTTGAAGGGCTAGACGATAAAGCGcatctaaacaaaacagaagGAAGGCAACCAAAGCGATGTGTCTTTTTATCCCACTTAACTGGTATGGGCGAAAAAGAAACAGCATTCCCACTGGGAACCAGGAGTACAGGAAAACACAAGCTATCACTTCAGAAATTGTTCTGATCCATTGTATTTTCAAGGGAATGGACTCTATTTGATGATATTCGCAGCTGTACCCAGTTTGATAACCAACATAAGTAAGCAAACTGTACAATGCGCCTGTAATTGTAGCAGCAAGGATTGAAATCAAGGCTCCAATGTATAGTGACTTACAAACTGTGCAAAGTGCAGATGGTCGGAGTCGTTTCCAAGCCATTGCTCCATCTGCTTCAACAAGTGGCTGACTTCCATGTACTTCTTCGTTTTCATCTAATAAACATGCATCGTTAACTCGTATCCTAAAACCACTTGCAGGTAAATAGTCTAGTGTTGTTTCTTGTCTGTCGCTGTATTCTTGATAAATGATTTCATCCACAGGTAAGAAATTCCATTCACGACCAGTGCATTCAAAAGGATTGCAACCAAATAACTCAGCTGTGAATTCAGGTTCGTCTGGGTTATAATGCTCTACCACACCACGGGTAAAGCTAAACACTATGTGACTAAACATTTCTAAAAGTGTACTGCTATTCATCGTTCCAACTAAAGATTGGAAAATCCCTgactcattttcaaaagtatttaGTCTGGGTATCATGAGCGCTGCGCTTGATGTATTCTATCGTCCTGAAGCATTGACTGAATATATCAAATTCTAGTGCAAGAATTAAAGCCGAAAGCTTTCTTTTCCGTTACTCCGGGTTTGGCACTTACGCAATGATCAGACGCTCCTAGTTTCATAAGTAGCGTACCTTCTTATTATGTCTGTTTGCGTGAATAAATTACATGATTTGGCACGATCGAAACATGTGTTCGCTCTGAAACACTATGGAACCGCTTGCTCCATAAACTATTTAATTTCGACTCGAGCTAAAGCACATTTTCTAGTATAATCTATCTATAGGGAGCCAGGCGCACTGCTTTCAAGTTGGTCTTTTGCGTCAAAATCTTGGCGGATactgtacaaacaaaaatgcTTTCAGAGGTTCCGTATTGAAATTCCCATAAGAGCCCGTCTTTTCAGTGCAGGAAACTTTACAAGCATCACCTGATTTGATCAATTTCACGAGTAGCTTTTTTGAAATCTTTTTAAAAGGTCGGATTTTTAAGTTTCAGGTGCTTTTTTGGGATAATTATCATATTTTGGCAAGATTCCCTGATTAATGTGCGGGGTTAATTAAAAAGCGAACTTTCGAAACTTCTGGGCGTGCTCTAAGTTAATTATTCTTCCGTATGcctgtttccttttccttttcacCTTTCCATTCTTTCATTGAATTGACTTTATACTAATGCTCTTCATTTGCAATCGTGCTTCTTTGTTTaacgaaaaaataaataaataacaatcaCAAATGTAATGTCAGTTGGCGGTTACAACGAGAAAACAGGTTTTAATTTGGCAGATATAATGATCAGGTTTTGGTAGCCGCACTTGAGGCGCATAGCGGgttgttgagcatttcatttTGAGAATATTCATCAGTGTTTGTGACACCATAAAATGCCGGTGTGAGCGACCTCTTTTATTGCAGTCAACAACATTAAGGAATTGTAATCCGTCTAATACTACCACAGCTTTCTGCATTTAACACAACGATCTAAAATTCTCAACCATAACACTTTATCTATTCCAAAGGAGCCAACAGGAAGGCTAATTCAAAATCTAAATCTAATTAAATCCTTATTCATCTTCAGGCTTatgcaaagtgaaaaaaaaactacttatGAGTTATTGTATACAATGAGCATTATGCATAACCAATAGGCTAAACTATCAACCAAGCAAACTAAGGTGTTGATTTGCGGTCAAACCAAGTAGACTTAGGTATTGATTAGTGATCATGGAACCATGACTACAACTTAATTATGAGTTCCCTGCTCTTGTACTCATCCCTGGTGTTAATCTGAGGCTTTAGCTCTCTAATGTGAAGGGCTTTAATTGTCAATAGACAGTACTTTCTCTTCAGTGATGGTGGTGGTGCACTGAGACAGATGTAACTTCATTGGGCATGCTCTCTGGATATGCTCCCTAACGCGAAACTTGAGATTTCGGCTGGTTTCGCCAACATAGCACACAAAGCAGCATGGACACTTGAGACGATAATCAAGCCCGCTTTTAAGCATCTTCTCCACTGGCGGCCCTAGTGAAGGCAGTACTGTCTTGAGTTTTCTGAGTGTCATGATGATGGTACAAGACGCATTGGACGCATTGATTTTGTGAAGAGCACGTGCATAATCGTCCGTGCATTTTCCTCTATACTGGATGAACAGAGCGACTTTGCCAGATCTTGTGTTTGACTGGGGTTGATGATTTCTCTGTAGGGTGTTTTACTTCTCCTATGATGGAATCGAGAGTGTTTTTAATTGTAGGGTCATAGAAAGAGGGAGGGTACTAGTTTTTCTCCAGTATGCGCTTTGCTTTTCCCAGGCTTGCATGGAAATTAATCATACGTTTTGTCTTTCTTGTAGATGTTTACAAAAATCATTAGTGCAGAAAAGAAACTAAACATTTTCGTAAATTGTATTTTCGTGagtttattattcattattggCTCGATAATTGGCTTGACGGATCATCCGTCAACTTAAAGACGAATCATCCGTCTTGCGTAAATATGGACGGACTGTGAGACGATCTATCTGTTTGCCTCGTAGTTTGTTTGCTAGGCGATTTTCGCTAAAGGGCGATCAAACGACTTGAGCACCGATCAGGTAAATGTTGGtggcaaatttaaaaaaggtggCACAACACAGTTTGCGAAGCTCCTCGCCAAAATGGCGTTTCACggaagaattaaattttgaaacagAAGCTACTCAAACAACGGCTTTGCCCACCCTCGTGGAAGTCTCTGACTATTTGAGATAATTGTCTTTCGCCCGCACTTATACGTATAGACGGATTATCAGACGAACAGACGATTACTGCCGAGTACGTCTTAGACAGATGATCTGTCTTCAATATAATTTGGGCctttcaaccaattaaatctGCCTCTATAGTTTTACTTCTATAGTTAACTCTCTGGTCAACCAGTAGCATTAAATGTCTCAACGACAAAAAAATAGCTCTATTGTGGACCCTAGAGTGCGCACGAAGAGTCTTGCACGGTTTTAGCTCACACTCTGGAAATTTCTCCTTCAAGTTATTAATTAGGTTCTTGTGTTGTCTTCTTCTTCCCTATACACCTTGGATTCCTAACCCGCTAGATGGAAGAGTCTGCAACTGCATGATGCAGGTCAAAAACTGAGACCAGTTCCATGGTCTACTCGGCTGCTTGTGGCAGATCAACGGTTCTTATCCTTCAAGAAAACTAGCGCGATGGTCACCAACTTCTCTTAATCAAAGTCTTAGATCTCCAATAAGACTAGTGCGATGCTTGTGATTGGCTGCCCACAAAAGGGTGGCTGAACGATGAGTAATTATTTGGGAATTTTAAGGCTACTTTTACCTTCGTTGTTCGTTTTGTTGCGCGTGACATTTTAATACCTCGCGGAAAGCGTGGTCTCTCAGTAGTTGCTATGGAGATGATGACGTACGTAAGGACACTGAACGGAATGAGAAAGGGTTGAATGACGGATTGGCAACGTTATCATTGGACTCACAATTGACTGGAATATAGATTTTGCACGCGTCACGTTATATAATAGaaattaggctgatttagcaagacaacgggaCAACATTTACTTGACGACGACATGTGCTGCGCAAATACCCAAATAAGGTCAAACTGGAACAGtatccagactattccgcgctCCATTGTAACTACACCGCCATCTTGCATGCCAGGTCAAATGTAAAGCAAAACAAGGTTCTGAAATTATTTCGCAAcgttaagcaaattttgcggtATTTTCGGATGCTCCAGCGGCTCAAATAGAAACAACTCCCTTTCCTTTTATGAAATTCTTACTGTAATCAAACACTGACGCGTGCTTACGGaagaaatttcacaaaaaagGCTCACATGTGTTCTATTCACTTCCACGACGGTGAGAGTTTTGCAACAGGCATAATGATTTCAATCCTGAAATACTGTTTTAGAAATAGCTGAAAGCTAATGTCATTTTTATGCCTAGGAAAGCCAGCAGATCTTTACCATGAAACGCTT
This genomic stretch from Acropora muricata isolate sample 2 chromosome 5, ASM3666990v1, whole genome shotgun sequence harbors:
- the LOC136917248 gene encoding uncharacterized protein; translated protein: MIPRLNTFENESGIFQSLVGTMNSSTLLEMFSHIVFSFTRGVVEHYNPDEPEFTAELFGCNPFECTGREWNFLPVDEIIYQEYSDRQETTLDYLPASGFRIRVNDACLLDENEEVHGSQPLVEADGAMAWKRLRPSALCTVCKSLYIGALISILAATITGALYSLLTYVGYQTGYSCEYHQIESIPLKIQWIRTISEVIACVFLYSWFPVGMLFLFRPYQLSGIKRHIALVAFLLFCLDALYRLALQVLQISHSKLTTLQILPLNGIFLISVFFQVYFIANHFRALSKGRRVYFFLKMILPSCLALAAGILVTTFIYPWYNNAKDEGKLLIALFAPLSGVIFKAISRICVQRLWNITHPGYSYVLLVPSYFGSAVIFRVLQADLDSLKSIATIGIIHGSVEVIERSTIVFIDHISHMIWKRSSAPWGHFRTPRRERLMADVVIISMLYEAAAIVSVNSAWFLYQWVYIEGDFPLHLFVRFALRTSIAMMIEWFFSSVSLAIVTRYQNIAAMAVWRKRWKRHFLVALVYTVPLAVWTSKYVLQILSERFDDPKQSCKMPFT